A genomic segment from Gracilimonas sediminicola encodes:
- a CDS encoding efflux RND transporter periplasmic adaptor subunit: MKKFNLILITVFAAIIAACSGEAPEIANDEVVGKTVNVETRTLQPETFRSQLRVVGNVETKNDIMISAEVAGRIMEQSVPEGAKVKKGQTILRIDDAKLRQEKARLEAATEQARENYERLQRVYEESEIGSEIDVLNAKFNYQQNKSALESIKVDLENTTISAPFAGTVEQYMLEEGEMASPGMPVVRLIGTNTYIVTAGVPARYADVVQSGDDVEVWFDTQNADTLQGEISFVGNSIDPQSRTFRIEVLLPVQQKSYKVDMIANLRLNTLMEENVLIVSEEFIYKEDDEFITYVKTENESGAPVAERRVVELGPSYRSDVIIRSGIAPGEELITIGSAFLNDGVRLNIVESRESDLASN; the protein is encoded by the coding sequence ATGAAAAAATTTAATCTGATTTTAATAACTGTTTTTGCAGCCATTATTGCTGCCTGTTCGGGAGAAGCCCCGGAAATTGCCAATGATGAAGTTGTGGGAAAAACGGTGAACGTAGAAACAAGAACGCTTCAGCCGGAGACATTCAGAAGTCAGCTTCGGGTAGTGGGAAATGTGGAAACCAAAAACGACATCATGATTTCCGCTGAAGTGGCCGGACGTATTATGGAGCAGTCAGTTCCGGAAGGTGCTAAAGTTAAAAAAGGCCAAACCATCCTGAGGATTGATGATGCCAAGCTGAGACAGGAAAAAGCCCGACTTGAGGCAGCAACCGAACAAGCCCGTGAAAATTATGAGCGACTGCAGCGGGTGTATGAGGAAAGTGAAATCGGCTCAGAAATTGATGTGCTGAACGCCAAGTTCAATTATCAGCAGAACAAATCCGCGCTGGAGTCGATTAAAGTTGACCTGGAAAACACAACTATTTCAGCTCCTTTTGCCGGTACGGTAGAGCAGTACATGCTGGAGGAGGGCGAAATGGCAAGTCCCGGAATGCCTGTGGTCAGGCTGATCGGAACCAACACGTACATCGTAACGGCCGGCGTACCTGCCCGCTATGCAGATGTGGTGCAGTCAGGTGACGATGTTGAAGTATGGTTCGATACTCAGAATGCAGATACCCTTCAGGGAGAAATTTCTTTTGTTGGAAACAGTATTGACCCGCAAAGCCGCACATTCCGAATCGAGGTTCTGCTTCCGGTTCAGCAAAAAAGCTATAAGGTGGATATGATTGCCAACCTGCGCCTGAATACACTGATGGAAGAAAACGTGCTGATTGTAAGCGAAGAATTTATCTATAAAGAAGACGACGAGTTCATCACATATGTAAAAACAGAGAATGAGTCCGGCGCTCCGGTTGCAGAAAGGAGAGTTGTGGAATTAGGGCCGTCTTACCGGTCGGATGTAATTATAAGAAGCGGAATTGCTCCCGGTGAAGAGTTGATTACCATTGGGTCGGCCTTTCTTAATGATGGTGTGAGACTCAATATTGTGGAATCTCGTGAGAGCGATCTTGCATCCAATTAA
- a CDS encoding TetR/AcrR family transcriptional regulator has protein sequence MGTSERKEREKEQKKVLILESAEELILEKGLDHLNMDEVAERAEVSKGSLYHYFKNKSDLVLGICNKATNMLSKQISDVLTRDLPGIEMVYTIGATFLNFVRSHPEFFRSMRFFDNLKDTDQLGESEYIEMCQSNMDTSFTSMVRAIQIGMQDGSINDSYDAKELAILLWSTSHGMVNLAYLHQNTPHFHLLEKNKVEMNSLFEGYMKLIGCGIATDESKKDIDSKSIFETESK, from the coding sequence ATGGGAACATCGGAGCGCAAAGAGCGCGAGAAAGAACAAAAAAAGGTGCTGATCCTGGAGTCGGCCGAGGAGTTGATTCTCGAGAAGGGACTTGATCACCTTAATATGGATGAAGTGGCTGAGCGGGCAGAGGTTAGTAAAGGGTCGTTATACCATTATTTCAAAAATAAGTCTGACCTGGTGCTGGGCATATGTAATAAAGCCACCAATATGCTTTCTAAGCAGATTTCGGATGTTTTAACCCGAGACCTTCCCGGTATTGAGATGGTATATACCATCGGGGCAACCTTTCTGAACTTTGTGCGATCTCATCCGGAGTTTTTCCGTTCCATGCGCTTTTTTGATAACCTGAAAGACACTGATCAGCTTGGTGAGAGTGAATACATCGAAATGTGCCAATCTAATATGGATACTTCTTTTACAAGCATGGTTCGTGCTATTCAGATTGGCATGCAAGACGGATCCATCAACGATTCATATGATGCAAAAGAGCTGGCCATTCTTCTGTGGAGCACCTCCCACGGAATGGTGAACCTGGCTTATTTACATCAGAACACCCCGCACTTTCATCTTTTGGAAAAGAACAAAGTAGAGATGAATTCTTTGTTCGAAGGCTATATGAAACTCATAGGTTGTGGAATTGCAACGGATGAGAGTAAAAAAGACATTGACTCAAAGTCAATTTTTGAAACAGAATCTAAATAG
- a CDS encoding TolC family protein — translation MLLQSTAFGQVKGDSLFADAELTLEDAIKVAVANNPQVNRALLSVKDADELVDIAYSEVYPNISSSMSYTRNFEVPVNFIPAIIFDQNADPDELVPVAFGTDNNWQGGFTVTQNIFRGEVFVGLSTSEIFKTVQQENLRATTQQIITQARVAYYQVLVAKEQLRLQEAQIRRIEQNLKENRARQQAGLVDEYAVLQLEVQLSNQRPQLIEAQYAVDEAYRGLKVALGLPLQVDFEVKGNLNAFDIVSEDAGAEENAQIKRIDQMNPFIYQREEETMNSFMDERGDLRILDARLNLNEKEIQAVKSRFLPTITASYNLQWSAAEPGSPTFFENNTRFQTLGINVSLPIFEGFKRMADVQRAQISRKDIEEQIRAAELSAENEVASAAEELNKSFETAEARKQALEQAEEGYQRALARLENGIGSQLEVTDAEVQVRQAEVNYALMVFEYLSAKAQYDLATGHVPFVDTMEMEVE, via the coding sequence TTGCTCTTACAATCAACGGCATTTGGACAGGTAAAAGGCGACTCACTATTTGCTGACGCAGAACTAACACTGGAAGATGCCATCAAAGTGGCCGTTGCCAACAATCCACAGGTTAACCGGGCGCTGCTTTCCGTAAAAGATGCGGATGAACTCGTTGATATTGCGTACAGCGAAGTGTATCCGAATATCTCTTCAAGCATGAGCTACACCCGGAACTTTGAAGTGCCTGTAAACTTTATTCCGGCCATCATATTTGATCAAAATGCAGATCCCGATGAATTGGTGCCTGTAGCATTCGGAACGGATAATAACTGGCAGGGTGGATTTACGGTTACCCAAAACATTTTCCGGGGCGAGGTTTTTGTAGGACTTTCCACTTCCGAAATTTTCAAGACTGTACAACAGGAGAACCTTCGGGCCACAACTCAGCAGATTATAACACAAGCCCGGGTAGCTTACTACCAGGTGTTGGTGGCTAAAGAGCAGCTGAGGCTGCAGGAAGCTCAGATCAGGCGAATTGAGCAGAACCTGAAAGAGAATCGCGCACGACAGCAGGCCGGTTTGGTTGACGAATACGCCGTGCTTCAGCTGGAAGTGCAGCTGAGCAATCAGCGTCCGCAGTTAATCGAAGCCCAGTATGCGGTTGATGAAGCTTACCGGGGGCTGAAGGTGGCTTTGGGATTACCGCTACAGGTTGATTTTGAAGTGAAGGGAAATTTAAACGCGTTTGATATTGTATCGGAAGATGCCGGTGCGGAGGAGAATGCCCAGATTAAGAGAATCGATCAGATGAATCCCTTTATCTACCAGAGGGAAGAAGAAACCATGAACTCGTTTATGGATGAGCGCGGCGATCTTCGTATTCTGGATGCACGACTAAACCTGAATGAAAAAGAAATTCAGGCGGTGAAGAGCCGGTTTCTGCCAACCATCACAGCATCCTATAACTTGCAATGGAGCGCAGCCGAACCGGGCAGTCCCACCTTCTTCGAAAACAACACAAGATTTCAAACACTCGGGATTAATGTAAGCCTGCCCATATTTGAAGGCTTTAAAAGAATGGCAGATGTTCAGCGTGCCCAAATTTCCCGGAAGGATATCGAAGAGCAAATTCGCGCAGCTGAATTATCAGCTGAAAATGAGGTTGCATCTGCAGCCGAAGAGCTGAATAAAAGTTTTGAAACAGCAGAAGCTCGCAAACAAGCTCTTGAGCAAGCCGAGGAAGGATACCAGCGGGCGCTTGCAAGACTGGAGAATGGTATCGGTTCACAATTAGAAGTTACTGATGCCGAAGTTCAGGTCCGTCAGGCGGAAGTAAACTATGCGCTGATGGTGTTTGAATATCTGAGTGCCAAAGCACAGTACGACCTGGCAACCGGTCACGTACCTTTTGTTGATACTATGGAAATGGAAGTAGAATGA